From a single Zygotorulaspora mrakii chromosome 2, complete sequence genomic region:
- the SRP72 gene encoding signal recognition particle subunit SRP72 (similar to Saccharomyces cerevisiae SRP72 (YPL210C); ancestral locus Anc_6.224) produces the protein MGKENLTQLLSQLNVQSTQEDSCEVEKICKELLKNGCENPGFILRACLVAVIKQDRYKSSLEILKQNKDIDDKYGEEFILEKLYVFYKLDATHEFEALYSKINPPPLESFGKANNRGILHVRAQFCYKQGLYEEAFKIYNLLAKHNGDLIDNDLELACNERVPLTAMPDIINDSTILSQVNEESYDLLLNDSMILSARGKYDEAIELLEQAYKIAKREGYDRDQEAIGLQLAFVLQMKGDNKASHIHLQELVSLLKQGGRKSPFTLLARMNEKSFADLSKYNDNLNLSIRELDFKTLDSMKSKQFTREQWTVINRNRLILHLFNNNSVQYGSSLLSRSLHNYSNLVNDVIFESYKTQAKKLYHHAVQMINSGVNGSVIGFLIITVQLLVVEKQWQNAIAVCELYLNKLANSTSQVDTVEHHAVCYILFELYKITGRDHSKSVLLKNLTNGKKTISKDVPFWKHVGFQHLSLGNIKDAKKLFKQVFAYDSDKALEKVIFDTTLDVDESQDITQNIDVEKLLLQGIKCLETSNKLESKQHISKVQKKRINLKKQKKKEQRLKKFLQTHGSTKNVDPERWLPLKDRSSYRPKKKQSLTKQTQGGAMNKKAEQALDITNKLKKTVPTTRRKKGHK, from the coding sequence ATGGGGAAAGAGAACTTGACACAATTGCTCTCTCAATTGAATGTGCAATCCACGCAAGAGGATTCTTGTGAGGTGGAGAAAATATGCAAAGAGTTACTGAAAAATGGGTGTGAAAATCCGGGTTTTATCCTGAGAGCATGCCTAGTGGCAGTAATTAAACAAGATAGATACAAGTCGTCACTTGAGATACTCAAACAAAATAAAGACATCGATGACAAATATGGCGAAGAATTCATTTTGGAGAAACTCTACGTTTTCTACAAACTTGATGCTACTCATGAATTCGAAGCACTGTATTCTAAAATCAATCCACCTCCTCTCGAATCTTTTGGAAAGGCAAACAATAGAGGTATCCTTCATGTACGGGCGCAATTTTGCTACAAGCAAGGACTTTATGAGGAGGCATTcaagatatataatttaCTGGCAAAACACAATGGTGATTTGATCGATAATGATTTGGAGTTGGCCTGCAATGAGAGAGTGCCATTAACAGCGATGCCAGATATAATCAAtgattcaacaattttgagCCAAGTTAATGAAGAGTCATACGACTTACTTTTAAATGATTCGATGATATTATCCGCTCGCGGGAAATACGATGAAGCAATAGAGTTGTTAGAACAAGCTTacaaaattgcaaaaagaGAAGGCTATGATAGAGATCAAGAAGCCATCGGGTTACAGTTAGCTTTTGTTTTGCAAATGAAAGGTGATAATAAAGCCAGTCACATCCATCTCCAGGAATTAGTATCGCTACTGAAACAAGGCGGCAGAAAATCTCCGTTCACCCTGTTAGCaagaatgaatgaaaaatcatttgCAGATCTCTCAAAATACAACGATAACCTTAATCTGTCTATAAGAGAACTGGATTTCAAGACTTTAGATTCAATGAAGAGCAAGCAATTCACGCGTGAACAGTGGACTGTCATAAACAGGAATCGCCTAATTTTGCATTTGTTTAACAACAACTCGGTTCAATATGGCTCGTCATTGCTTTCACGCTCGCTTCACAACTACTCAAATTTGGTAAATGACGTGATCTTTGAGAGTTATAAGACACAGGCAAAGAAGTTATATCACCACGCTGTACAAATGATCAATAGTGGGGTAAATGGAAGTGTCATCGgatttttgattatcaCTGTTCAACTGTTAGTTGTGGAAaaacaatggcaaaatGCGATAGCAGTCTGCGAGCTTTACTTGAATAAATTAGCGAACTCCACATCTCAAGTCGACACCGTTGAGCATCACGCGGTGTGCTACATTCTGTTTGAACTTTACAAAATTACTGGCAGAGATCACTCAAAGAGCGTGCTATTGAAGAATCTTACAAATGGGAAGAAAACTATATCGAAAGATGTACCATTTTGGAAACATGTTGGCTTTCAACACTTATCTCTTGGGAACATAAAGGATGCCAAAAAACTGTTCAAACAGGTTTTTGCATACGATAGTGATAAAGCATTAGAAAAAGTCATCTTTGACACCACTTTAGATGTTGATGAAAGTCAGGATATTACCCAAAATATTGATGTGGAAAAGCTACTACTGCAAGGAATCAAATGTCTAGAAACATCCAATAAATTAGAAAGTAAGCAACATATCTCAAAGGTGCAGAAAAAGCGcatcaatttgaaaaagcagaaaaagaaggaacAGCGactaaaaaaatttctacAAACTCACGGCTCTACTAAGAATGTTGATCCCGAAAGATGGCTGCCTTTGAAGGATAGGTCGTCGTACAGaccaaaaaagaagcaatcTTTAACGAAACAAACCCAAGGTGGAGCAATGAATAAGAAAGCAGAACAGGCCCTAGATATCACTAATAAGCTAAAGAAGACTGTTCCTACTACTCGCAGAAAGAAAGGCCATAAGTAA
- the NIP7 gene encoding ribosome biosynthesis protein NIP7 (similar to Saccharomyces cerevisiae NIP7 (YPL211W); ancestral locus Anc_6.225) — MRQLTEEETRVLFEKLAGYVGRNISYLVNNKEVPHVFRLQKDRVYYAPESVANLATSVARPNLMSLGICLGKFTKTGKFRLHVTSLPILAQNAKYKIWIKTNGEMPFLYGNHVLKAHVGRMSDDIPEHAGVIVLSMNDVPLGFGVSAKTTNEARNLQPTSIVAFRQADIGEYLRDEDTLFT, encoded by the coding sequence ATGAGACAACTCACAGAGGAGGAAACCAGGGTACTGTTTGAGAAGTTAGCTGGATATGTCGGAAGAAACATTTCCTACTTGGTGAACAACAAAGAAGTACCACATGTTTTTAGATTACAAAAGGACAGGGTATATTATGCCCCGGAATCCGTTGCAAATTTGGCAACGTCAGTTGCAAGACCGAATCTGATGTCTTTGGGTATTTGTTTAGGTAAATTCACAAAGACGGGAAAATTTAGATTGCATGTTACTTCATTACCTATATTGGCACAAAATGCGAAATATAAAATTTGGATCAAAACCAATGGTGAAATGCCCTTTTTATATGGTAACCATGTATTGAAGGCACACGTTGGTAGGATGTCTGATGATATACCAGAACATGCCGGTGTGATTGTACTTTCGATGAACGATGTTCCACTGGGATTCGGGGTTAGTGCCAAGACAACAAATGAGGCGAGAAATCTACAGCCCACAAGTATTGTAGCATTTAGGCAAGCTGATATTGGTGAGTATTTGAGAGATGAAGATACGTTATTCACATAG
- the PUS1 gene encoding pseudouridine synthase PUS1 (similar to Saccharomyces cerevisiae PUS2 (YGL063W) and PUS1 (YPL212C); ancestral locus Anc_6.226), which produces MTGDNLKPAYDDDQMDSEAYKRGAQYKWTKARKADYEGKVDGDHNQDEKRVKLDTTVVPKENGNDDGEQVIKEKRLPKRKVAVMIGYCGTGYHGMQYNPPNPTIESELFRAFSEAGAISKDNSTDLSKNGFMRAARTDKGVHAGGNLISLKLIIEDPDIKQKINDKLPEGIRVWDIERVNKAFDCRKMCGSRWYEYLLPTYALLGPKPGSLLYENIVKSKEEYPGVVADDEDSINFWTELEGQIKETFSEEELKAIQSFSPLSTDEFADNEALYLNVKKYKQLENKHKRKYRLSEKKLSHFSEAMNRYLGAHNFHNFTLGKDFKESSAIRFMKEIKISRPFVVGDAETEWISIKIHGQSFMLHQIRKMISMATLIARSGCPTDRILSAYGPQKINIPKAPALGLLLESPVFEGYNKRLEKFGYKPIEFSRYQDEMDAFKMKHIYDKIYKEEVEMNIFNGFFTHIDNFDRHVQGSESSEKTGNDIQRGIFDYLTAKGIPSVPAPEKPKTVSETEEVETDSAVADKPNSVEGDIQDTTVQDVGITDSASQRNVQA; this is translated from the exons ATGACTGGAGATAATTTGAAACCAGCATACGACGATGATCAGATGGACAGCGAGGCTTATAAAAGAGGTGCTCAATATAAGTGGACCAAAGCCAGGAAAGCTGACTATGAGGGCAAAGTTGATGGAGATCATAATCAGGACGAGAAGAGAGT TAAACTTGATACAACAGTAgttccaaaagaaaatggtaATGACGATGGTGAGCAAGTGATAAAGGAAAAGAGACTTCCTAAACGGAAAGTTGCAGTTATGATTGGATATTGTGGTACTGGTTACCATGGCATGCAATACAACCCACCAAATCCAACAATTGAATCTGAATTATTCAGAGCATTCTCGGAAGCTGGTGCAATCTCAAAAGACAACTCGACAGATTTGAGTAAAAATGGCTTCATGAGGGCTGCAAGAACTGACAAAGGTGTTCACGCTGGGGGTAATCTAATTTCACTGAAGCTGATTATTGAGGATCCCGATATTAAACAAAAGATAAACGATAAGCTACCAGAAGGGATTCGAGTGTGGGACATAGAACGCGTTAACAAGGCTTTCGATTGCAGAAAAATGTGCGGATCTCGGTGGTATGAGTATCTGTTGCCAACTTATGCCCTACTAGGACCCAAACCCGGTTCTTTGCTTTATGAGAATATCGTAAAAAGTAAAGAAGAATACCCTGGTGTAGTTGCCGATGACGAGGattcaataaatttttggacAGAGCTTGAGGGACAAATAAAAGAGACCTTcagtgaagaagaattaaaAGCAATTCAGAGTTTTAGTCCACTTTCAACAGATGAATTCGCAGATAACGAAGCATTGTATCTGAACgtaaaaaaatacaaacaattggaaaataaacataaaagaaaataccGTTTGTCggaaaagaagttgagTCATTTCAGTGAAGCTATGAATCGCTATTTGGGTGCCCACAATTTCCATAATTTTACTTTAGGCAAAGATTTCAAGGAGTCAAGTGCTATCAGGTTTATGAAAGAAATTAAAATTTCCCGGCCTTTTGTTGTTGGCGATGCTGAAACTGAATGGATTTCTATCAAAATTCACGGCCAGTCCTTCATGTTACACCAGATCCGTAAGATGATTTCAATGGCTACTCTAATTGCAAGAAGCGGTTGCCCAACTGATAGAATACTTTCCGCGTATGGCcctcaaaaaatcaatattcCCAAAGCTCCAGCATTGGGCCTTCTATTAGAGTCCCCTGTTTTCGAAGGCTATAATAAAAGACtagaaaaatttggctACAAGCCGATTGAGTTTTCGAGGTATCAGGATGAAATGGATgccttcaaaatgaaacaCATTTATGACAAGATATACAAGGAAGAAGTCGAAATGAACATCTTCAATGGTTTTTTCACTCACATTGACAACTTTGATAGGCATGTACAGGGATCCGAGTCCTCTGAAAAAACAGGCAATGACATCCAGCGTGGAATATTTGATTATTTAACAGCTAAAGGTATACCAAGCGTCCCCGCACCCGAGAAACCTAAAACTGTCTCTGAAACCGAGGAAGTTGAAACCGACTCTGCTGTAGCCGACAAACCCAATTCTGTAGAGGGCGATATTCAAGATACAACTGTTCAAGATGTTGGAATTACTGATTCTGCATCTCAAAGAAATGTCCAGGCTTAG
- the RSM23 gene encoding mitochondrial 37S ribosomal protein mS29 (similar to Saccharomyces cerevisiae RSM23 (YGL129C); ancestral locus Anc_6.227) has translation MLGLRSRQFSTTILSRAAAPSRGKAQGFAKKASGNKTATKRISGDTLYKNWTDTVASSKLSQNASFVEIPTLNSSDLNSTLNKVASYTNKQYRSLYHLGSFKKNQYNELFPKPISLVRESSTKKFLDLLRTSSNKKFIITGEAGVGKSVLLAQTHAVMCESKGIIIHISYPEAFLNGRKDFVYDETTKQYIQPMYLKQLLRKILKSNDEKVLRSLKLSKDYTFSNADPKDSAIKKQITLKGSQNDLFDLISVKTHSRNSGNLFQAIISELLIQKAHPVFFTIDNFSRILTTPFSSYKDVNNKNIHLLEFQIGKIIMDTISGDSKFLHRDSAVVLAISGVDRTNRTLPTALGKVEEDVYISRDHYDPEFASILKKGEVREFEVPKLTKDEVKELLEFYLKSEIILNSESQQSFERLADQKYFLSGNGNPRELLKSIVLMHS, from the coding sequence ATGTTAGGTCTCCGTTCAAGACAGTTTTCCACCACAATTCTCAGTAGAGCGGCGGCACCTAGTCGTGGTAAAGCCCAAggttttgcaaagaaaGCATCGGGAAATAAAACTGCGACGAAAAGAATAAGCGGGGACACCCTTTACAAGAACTGGACTGATACAGTTGCCTCATCCAAACTGAGCCAGAATGCTTCATTCGTCGAAATACCAACGCTGAACTCATCAGACTTGAATAGCACACTTAACAAAGTTGCCTCATACACAAACAAACAATATCGTTCGCTGTATCATTTGGGttctttcaagaaaaatcaatacAACGAGTTATTCCCCAAGCCAATATCGCTAGTCCGTGAGAGTTcaaccaaaaaatttttggatcttTTGCGGACTTCCTCCAATAAGAAATTTATTATAACAGGCGAAGCGGGTGTGGGGAAAAGCGTTCTGTTAGCACAAACTCATGCTGTTATGTGCGAGTCCAAGGGTATCATAATTCATATCTCCTATCCTGAAGCTTTTTTAAATGGTCGTAAAGATTTCGTGTATGATGAAACGACAAAACAGTATATTCAACCAATGTACTTGAAACAGCTTTTAAGGAAAATTCTGAAATCTAATGACGAAAAAGTATTGCGTTCTCTCAAGTTGTCCAAGGACTATACCTTTTCTAATGCAGATCCCAAGGATTCTGCAATCAAGAAGCAAATTACACTGAAGGGAAGTCAAAACGATCTATTCGATCTGATATCGGTCAAGACGCACAGTAGAAACAGTGGGAATCTTTTTCAAGCTATAATATCTGAGCTTTTGATACAAAAGGCGCATCCTGTATTTTTCACAATCGATAATTTCTCTCGCATTCTAACGACACCCTTTTCCAGCTACAAAGATGTAAAtaacaaaaatattcatttgCTTGAGtttcaaattggaaaaatcatAATGGATACCATAAGCGgagattcaaaattcttaCATAGAGATAGTGCTGTTGTTTTAGCTATATCCGGCGTGGATAGGACTAATAGAACTTTACCTACAGCCTTGGGTAAGGTGGAGGAAGATGTATACATCAGCAGAGATCACTACGATCCAGAatttgcttcaattttgaaaaagggCGAAGTGAGGGAATTCGAAGTTCCAAAACTAACTAAAGATGAAGTTAAAGAGCTCTTGgaattttatttgaaatcaGAAATTATTCTCAACTCTGAATCACAGCAAAGTTTTGAACGGCTTGCTGAccagaaatattttttgagtgGGAATGGTAACCCAAGGGAACTTCTAAAAAGTATTGTACTAATGCATTCATGA
- the CEG1 gene encoding mRNA guanylyltransferase (similar to Saccharomyces cerevisiae CEG1 (YGL130W); ancestral locus Anc_6.228): MNASSSPEIPGIIQPGMVTQDLKMMVCKLLNSPKPSKTFPGSQPVSFQHSDIENKLLSQDYYVCEKTDGLRVLMLILINPVTREQGCFMIDRENNYYLINGFRFPKLPRKDKRELLETLQDGTLVDGELVLQTNPITKLQELRYLMFDCQAINGRCLTSSPTSSRLAHLGKEFFKPYYDLRSIFPDKCVTFPFKLSMKHMNFSYDLVKVANSLEKLPHKSDGLIFTPVRTAYCIGTKDSLLLKWKPEDENSVDFKLVLDIPMVEDESTPKKDPNRWYYNFNVKPNFELYVWLGGADVNTKLKDFGNPFSKKEFELLERTYKKFAALEVSDEKWQELKSLNEPLNGRIVECTKDQETGAWKFLRFRDDKLNGNYTSVVQKVLESISDSVKLEDLAEVANDIKELWEDRKEEERGSAVSSHAPPMIKRVQKSTNGVNDSNETPIQPRYVDEDDFSE, translated from the coding sequence ATGAATGCAAGCAGCTCTCCAGAGATACCTGGTATCATTCAGCCAGGAATGGTCACGcaagatttgaagatgatggtATGCAAATTACTCAATTCACCCAAGCCATCCAAAACATTCCCTGGCTCTCAGCCCgtttcttttcagcattcAGATATCGAGAATAAACTTTTGAGTCAAGATTATTACGTTTGTGAGAAGACTGATGGATTGCGTGTGCTAATGCTTATTTTGATCAATCCAGTGACTAGAGAACAAGGTTGCTTTATGATTGACAGGGAAAACAATTATTATTTAATCAATGGGTTTCGATTTCCTAAACTACCTCGTAAAGACAAGAGAGAGCTACTGGAGACGTTGCAAGATGGTACACTGGTTGACGGGGAACTTGTTCTTCAAACAAATCCAATTACAAAGTTGCAGGAATTAAGGTATTTGATGTTTGATTGTCAGGCAATAAACGGACGTTGTTTGACCAGTTCACCAACCAGCTCACGATTGGCACATTTAGGTaaagagtttttcaaaCCGTACTATGATTTGAGATCTATATTTCCTGATAAATGTGTGACTTTTCCATTTAAATTGTCAATGAAACACATGAACTTCAGCTATGATTTAGTTAAAGTCGCAAACAGTTTGGAAAAACTGCCGCATAAATCAGATGGTCTGATTTTTACACCTGTAAGAACGGCGTACTGCATCGGTACGAAGGATTCCTTATTACTGAAATGGAAAcctgaagatgaaaattcagTTGATTTTAAGCTAGTCTTGGATATTCCGATGGTTGAAGATGAATCCACTCCCAAAAAAGATCCTAATAGATGGTACTATAATTTCAATGTAAAGCCAAACTTTGAACTTTATGTTTGGCTGGGCGGAGCTGATGTCAATACCAAACTGAAAGATTTTGGGAATCCATTCAGCAAAAAAGAATTCGAGTTACTTGAACGAACATATAAGAAATTTGCTGCATTGGAGGTATCAGACGAAAAATGGCAAGAGTTGAAAAGCTTAAATGAACCTTTAAATGGAAGAATAGTAGAGTGCACTAAGGATCAAGAGACTGGGGCCTGGAAATTTTTAAGATTTAGGGACGACAAATTGAATGGTAACTATACGTCCGTTGTCCAAAAGGTTTTGGAAAGTATAAGTGACTCCGTGAAACTTGAAGATTTGGCGGAGGTTGCaaatgatatcaaagaaCTGTGGGAAGATcgcaaagaagaagagcgTGGATCAGCAGTAAGTTCCCACGCACCACCAATGATTAAGAGGGTGCAAAAATCTACTAATGGTGTCAATGACAGTAATGAGACCCCTATACAACCGAGGTACGTtgacgaagatgatttttctGAGTAA